In Passer domesticus isolate bPasDom1 chromosome 1, bPasDom1.hap1, whole genome shotgun sequence, one DNA window encodes the following:
- the EVX1 gene encoding homeobox even-skipped homolog protein 1: METRKEMVMFLEGTTLGALVGKRVPNLSEAVGSPAAEPQEKMIHRNCISPRPGPLSSRERGGGGGGGGGEDEEEVEVLPGTGTVPESRSAAAALLSAGQQPPVPELPSSKGQQSSSDTESDFYEEIEVSCTPDCATGSAEYQHSKGPCSEALAGSPSGGGDHPKGSGGSGGSQGSLACSASDQMRRYRTAFTREQIARLEKEFYRENYVSRPRRCELAAALNLPETTIKVWFQNRRMKDKRQRLAMTWPHPADPAFYTYMMSHAAATGNLPYPFPSHLPLPYYSHMGIGATSASAATPFSTPLRPLDTFRVLSHPYPRPELLCAFRHPSLYPAPTHGLSSAGGTPCSCLACHSGQSNGLAQRPSGSDFTCSATTRTDSFLTFTPSVLSKATSVSMDQREEVPLTR, encoded by the exons ATGGAAACCAGGAAGGAGATGGTGATGTTTCTGGAGGGGACTACTCTTGGCGCTCTAGTTGGCAAGAGGGTGCCTAATTTGTCCGAAGCAGTGGGGAGCCCCGCTGCGGAGCCGCAGGAGAAGATGATCCATCGGAACTGCATCAGCCCCAGACCTGGCCCCTTGTCGTCCcgggagagaggaggaggaggaggaggtggcggAGGAGAGGACGAAGAGGAGGTGGaggtgctgccagggacagggacggtgCCGGAGAGCCGCTCGGCGGCGGCAGCACTGCTTTCGGCCGGACAGCAGCCCCCCGTCCCGGAGCTCCCCtccagcaaagggcagcagagcagctcggACACCGAGTCGGATTTCTATGAGGAAATCGAGGTGAGCTGCACCCCGGACTGCGCCACGGGGAGCGCCGAGTACCAGCACAGCAAAG GGCCGTGCTCCGAGGCGCTGGCCGGCAGCCCCAGCGGCGGGGGGGATCACCCCAAGGGCAGCGGAGGCAGCGGCGGCTCCCAGGGCTCGCTGGCCTGCAGCGCCAGCGACCAGATGCGCCGCTACCGCACCGCCTTCACCCGCGAGCAGATCGCCCGGCTGGAGAAGGAGTTTTACCGGGAGAATTACGTGTCCAGGCCCCGGAGATGTGAGCTGGCGGCTGCTCTAAATCTGCCAGAAACCACCATCAAG GTTTGGTTCCAGAACCGCAGGATGAAGGACAAGCGGCAGCGCCTGGCCATGACCTGGCCTCACCCGGCCGACCCGGCGTTTTATACGTACATGATGAGCCACGCGGCCGCCACCGGGAACCTGCCGTACCCATTCCCGTCCCACCTGCCCCTGCCCTACTACTCGCACATGGGCATCGGCGCCACCTCGGCCTCTGCCGCCACCCCCTTCAGCACCCCCCTGAGGCCTCTGGACACCTTCAGGGTCCTCTCCCACCCGTACCCGAGACCAGAACTGCTGTGCGCCTTCAGACATCCCTCTCTCTACCCTGCCCCAACTCATGGACTCAGCAGCGCCGGGGgcaccccctgctcctgcctggcgTGCCACAGCGGCCAGTCCAACGGGCTGGCGCAGAGACCCTCCGGATCAGACTTTACCTGTTCGGCCACAACCAGGACTGACTCCTTTCTCACTTTCACGCCCTCTGTGCTGAGCAAAGCCACCTCAGTTTCCATGGACCAGAGAGAAGAAGTACCTTTAACGAGATAA